A part of Fundulus heteroclitus isolate FHET01 chromosome 23, MU-UCD_Fhet_4.1, whole genome shotgun sequence genomic DNA contains:
- the LOC105930219 gene encoding G protein-regulated inducer of neurite outgrowth 1 — translation MGSLKDEKRALRDDRQAGEKTANEGLSVGSDSSGAAEGCPLYTCQESTTLEDCQTTLHTDASSAENREKALTSTDPELSGVDFESTDPSVSEPIKDCAHPDAMSAILQSVATQNKATVSTNVTGNGAAEGENMALDKGKGKNIENILVPVPKTPGPSDPRSPAPFGQQHMRTQVSLEVVQCCSAATSPMTPPEGDHSFFFPSNFGKHGASAVASAAGTKDAELQVGQQVEYCCVATSPMTPKTPSSTAFPVLVGKGTPQREDKIKNKEEQRESGQKKSCTTKTCTEESQKERSTKCASSKEIIDGMGSNESAGSSTSGLAVAVTHSQVTFEDSAQQCKQQRMGSMDQDITILVTHHGNNEEEGDEEAESHFQTLETGMVKIEESDKENVSNIKSEERKEMASTVAPDHAQENSSPKQPQKLPKKPKVCPEADHSEVMPQKGARVELKDVSVPKSPVPESPAPFGCHSIRTQVSLEVVQCQSVATSPMTPPEGDQAFYFPSSLGKCGQVGTETKDAELQVGQQVEFRSVATAPMTPRTPVATTFPEIKKETSIEEKIPEEKEEEIREQVIENKKEVLKEEEKLIKKESVEERKEVINSKEKEEEKCEEPLQEVSWDEKGMTWDVYGAVVEVAVLGTAIQKHLEKQVQKQKQLSSMPPPPPLNPSASPLPSEAGCGGSSKRRARKKGEHDGKASRRRRNPFRLLMENVQQPHCCSKTQSAE, via the coding sequence ATGGGAAGCCTTAAGGACGAGAAGCGAGCTCTCAGGGACGACCGCCAGGCTGGCGAGAAGACAGCTAATGAGGGACTTTCTGTAGGCTCAGACAGCAGCGGTGCCGCTGAGGGATGTCCCCTATACACATGTCAAGAGTCAACAACTTTAGAGGACTGTCAGACAACACTCCACACGGACGCCAGCTCTGCTGAGAACCGAGAGAAAGCTCTGACGTCCACAGATCCAGAGCTTTCGGGAGTCGATTTTGAGAGCACTGACCCATCGGTCTCTGAGCCAATTAAGGACTGTGCCCACCCTGATGCCATGTCTGCGATTCTGCAATCTGTAGCTACACAAAACAAAGCCACCGTCTCTACTAACGTCACAGGTAATGGCGCTGCTGAGGGTGAAAACATGGCTCTTGAcaaagggaaaggaaaaaatattgagAACATCCTGGTTCCTGTGCCAAAGACCCCTGGCCCCTCTGACCCGCGCTCTCCTGCCCCTTTTGGGCAGCAACACATGCGCACGCAGGTGAGCCTAGAGGTGGTCCAGTGCTGCTCAGCTGCCACCAGCCCCATGACCCCGCCCGAGGGAGACCATTCCTTCTTCTTCCCGAGCAATTTTGGGAAACACGGAGCGTCTGCTGTTGCGTCTGCTGCCGGCACTAAGGATGCAGAGCTCCAGGTGGGTCAGCAAGTGGAGTACTGCTGTGTTGCCACATCGCCCATGACCCCGAAGACGCCGTCGAGCACGGCTTTCCCAGTGCTCGTTGGAAAAGGGACGCCGCAAAGggaggacaaaataaaaaataaggagGAACAAAGGGAGAGTGGTCAAAAAAAGAGCTGCACCACAAAAACGTGTACAGAAGAGTCACAAAAGGAGCGATCTACAAAATGTGCCTCGTCCAAGGAGATAATTGACGGGATGGGTTCAAATGAATCTGCGGGGAGTTCCACCAGTGGTCTGGCGGTTGCTGTAACACATTCCCAGGTGACCTTTGAGGACAGTGCTCAGCAATGCAAGCAGCAGAGGATGGGGAGCATGGATCAAGACATTACAATCTTGGTGACCCACCATGGCAACAACGAGGAGGAAGGGGACGAGGAAGCTGAGTCACATTTTCAGACCCTAGAAACTGGAATGGTGAAAATAGAAGAATCTGACAAAGAAAACGTCAGCAATATAAAGTCtgaggaaagaaaggaaatggcctccacagtagCCCCTGATCATGCTCAGGAAAACTCAAGCCCAAAGCAGCCACAAAAGCTACCCAAGAAACCAAAGGTTTGCCCGGAGGCTGATCATTCAGAGGTCATGCCACAAAAAGGTGCACGAGTGGAGCTGAAAGATGTTTCTGTACCTAAATCTCCTGTCCCTGAATCTCCGGCGCCTTTCGGCTGCCACAGCATCCGAACACAAGTGAGCTTGGAGGTGGTGCAGTGCCAGTCTGTGGCCACCAGCCCCATGACCCCTCCCGAAGGGGACCAGGCCTTCTACTTCCCCAGCTCCCTTGGGAAATGTGGACAAGTGGGTACCGAGACAAAGGACGCTGAGCTGCAGGTGGGTCAGCAGGTAGAATTTCGCTCCGTTGCTACAGCGCCCATGACTCCGAGAACTCCAGTCGCCACCACTTTTCCTGAGATCAAGAAGGAGACGAGTATTGAAGAGAAGATAccagaggagaaggaggaggaaatCAGAGAACAGGTGATCGAGAACAAGAAAGAGGTACTCAAAGAGGAGGAGAAATTAATCAAGAAAGAAAGTGTGGAGGAGAGAAAGGAAGTAATAAACTCCAAGGAAAAAGAAGAGGAGAAGTGCGAGGAACCACTGCAGGAGGTAAGCTGGGACGAGAAAGGGATGACCTGGGATGTCTACGGGGCAGTGGTGGAAGTCGCCGTGCTGGGCACTGCCATCCAGAAACACCTTGAAAAACAGGTTcagaagcagaagcagctgTCCTCCATGCCTCCCCCACCTCCGCTCAACCCATCGGCCTCACCCCTCCCTTCAGAGGCGGGGTGTGGAGGTTCGAGCAAGCGTCGGGCGCGCAAGAAGGGGGAACACGACGGGAAAGCGAGCCGGCGCAGGAGAAACCCCTTCCGGCTGTTGATGGAGAACGTACAGCAGCCGCACTGCTGCTCCAAAACTCAATCTGCCGAATGA
- the cdhr2 gene encoding cadherin-related family member 2 has translation MGGLTGWLLLLCLVTAGKANFSPTITQFVFEVCEDVPIGSHAFTIEATDPDGDTLTYAINGPNAAFFDVNSNTGVVTVKAALDRERNITMSVGVTVGDGFNLTPGTLTIILNDANDNSPVFQNSAFDVSVQENVAVGTSLFMFIANDDDEGNAGAVRYSITEAVPPQGAEMFEIGAISGELKLKGQLNYVQHSFYRLKVTANDLGGSCGSGPHVVQSSDVFSFITVVDVPDLDPVFISAPYIGSVEENSPVDKSVLTVTAIDQDRGINDKILYSIQDSTADGLFKISQDDGIISVSSGIDREVTGDTVTLTVKATESQMNVNGQPATATATVQINIIDVNDNPPQFYKCDMPSSCVIATQFTGEVFEHSLGAISINMTVKDPDRFVKTKLSLEGPDKDVFSVSPSVAGAESVIQLLVSQPGNLDFEEKQQMILQMIAVDEDKTTFQATATVTIIIKDTNDNSPTFPKDTYKLNVSEHSHVGTEVALVTAEDPDTMDAGKLTYSLLPQSILEYFDVESSTGKVYVKNQALLDRELRSLFSATLQARDTDGNPGTTVLEITLTDINDQTPIINRVIYREFVDEGSQIAFPIEATDGDEAGTVNSEIVFSIKESAHSHNFSIDAKTGMLKNSGELDREVLDPKLNGRIELTVFATDKGTPPLNSSVEVVITVGDINDNTPKFKEESYNFSVKEGEKGASVGFVHAKDLDQTTEYNRISFSIIDGSFGSFIVRSTADEEGYRGNIMVDPDIELDYESARKKFMLRLEAADLEQEKASVMVEVHVLDVNDERPEFGSISGISVKENTTIIEPVGKFIALDKDTNHSLVYELESVKCSCNGTEKPCSWFTLDPNGDVRVNQSETVDYEECDKAVMEVQVVDLYTEKGESNSIEPGKMVINIEDINDNAPQFIYSDSVLVVVSESASKGTSVAGVKASDRDSGLNRQINFKVTAVQFENMATNTTTDMRIPFEAVTTQQGDDYVGIIQTTEALDLTLKGKYLVTATATDSGGLSSSTVLEIFTIDETFRTDLQFRTPELEVQNSLPEITRALTTATSAAVEVVDIKPVSRASKNAVQTVMRAYFIYRNGTALTRPEVENKLSNPIHFVVLDELGLINIGSPTVVETESDPVKYVLLGMVAGLVIVLAVLTTSLLCTRRNFRRKLKAANAMKSTTMLNSDNQKGGAVVPGTNKYTMEGANPVLNLNIDTTIALDLDSNEETSDSDKVSLNSLDLEYGKDDDKKGILWDNEADEPPVYNEPLEAALAQLGQNKKNSKTNTMVGVNNPMFDTTDL, from the exons ATGGGCGGGCTAACAGGATGGCTACTACTGCTGTGCCTTGTCACCGCGGGCAAAG CCAATTTCAGTCCAACGATTACCCAGTTTGTTTTCGAAGTGTGTGAGGATGTTCCCATAG gTTCACATGCATTCACTATAGAAGCAACAGATCCAGATGGAGATACCTTGACTTATGCAATAAATGGGCCCAATGCTGCATTCTTTGATGTTAATTCAAACACTGGGGTGGTGACTGTGAAAGCTGCCCTAGATAGAGAG CGTAACATCACAATGTCTGTCGGCGTTACTGTCGGAGATGGTTTTAATCTC ACACCAGGAACATTAACCATAATATTAAATGATGCCAACGACAACAGCCCTGTATTTCAGAATTCTGCATTTGACGTTTCAGTGCAAGAA AATGTTGCTGTGGGAACGTCACTGTTCATGTTTATAgcgaatgatgatgatgaaggaaATGCTGGCGCTGTTAGATACTCAATAACTGAG GCAGTCCCACCGCAAGGAGCTGAAATGTTTGAAATCGGTGCCATTTCCGgtgaactgaaattaaaggGACAGCTTAATTACGTGCAGCATTCCTTTTATCGGCTCAAGGTCACTGCAAAT GACCTTGGAGGCTCTTGTGGTTCTGGGCCACATGTTGTCCAGTCCAGCGATGTTTTCTCCTTCATCACAGTCGTGGATGTCCCAGACCTTGACCCCGTTTTCATCAGTGCTCCGTATATAGGAAGCGTTGAGGAGAATTCCCCTGTG GACAAGTCTGTGTTAACAGTGACGGCCATAGATCAGGACAGGGGAATCAATGATAAAATCCTCTACTCCATTCAAG ACTCCACAGCTGATGGCTTATTCAAGATCTCACAGGATGACGGCATCATATCTGTATCATCCGGGATTGACAGAGAAGTCACTGGTGATACAGTAACTCTGACTGTGAAG GCCACTGAGTCTCAAATGAACGTCAACGGACAACCTGCCACCGCAACAGCAACCGTCCAGATCAACATCATTGACGTCAACGACAACCCACCTCAGTTTTACAAGTGCGACATGCCCTCCTCCTGTGTGATTGCAACTCAGTTCACAGGCGAAGTCTTTGAACACTCATTGGGGGCCATTTCCATTAACATGACAGTCAAAGATCCAGACAGA TTTGTGAAAACTAAACTGAGTTTGGAAGGACCGGATAAAgatgtgttttctgtttcaccCTCGGTTGCTGGAGCTGAAAGCGTCATTCAGCTTCTTGTCAGCCAGCCTGGAAATCTGGACTttgaagaaaagcaacaaatgaTTCTTCAG ATGATCGCCGTAGATGAGGACAAAACCACCTTCCAGGCCACGGCCACAGTTACAATAATCATAAAGGACACCAATGACAACAGCCCCACGTTCCCAAAGGACACATACAAGTTGAATGTGTCTGAACACTCGCATGTTGGGACAGAGGTGGCCCTGGTCACG GCAGAAGATCCTGACACAATGGATGCAGGCAAACTCACCTACAGTCTTCTACCACAGAGCAT ACTGGAGTACTTTGATGTTGAAAGCAGCACGGGGAAAGTCTACGTGAAAAATCAGGCTTTGCTGGATCGAGAGCTCAGATCTCTCTTTTCAGCAACTTTGCAGGCCAGAGACACGGATGGCAATCCTGGCACCACGGTGCTGGAGATTACTTTGACGGACATTAATGACCAAACACCAATCATCAACAGAGTGATATACAGAGAGTTCGTAGATGAGGGTAGCCAGATTGCATTCCCTATAGAG gccACAGATGGAGATGAAGCTGGTACAGTTAACAGCGAGATTGTGTTCAGTATTAAAGAGAGCGCCCACAGccacaatttcagcattgacgCAAAAACCGGTATGTTAAAAAACAGCGGGGAACTGGATCGGGAGGTGTTGGATCCAAAACTGAATGGCAGAATAGAGCTGACTGTATTTGCCACTGACAAGGGGACACCCCCACTAAACAGCTCTGTCGAAGTAGTCATCACCGTTGGG GACATCAATGACAACACCCCTAAGTTCAAAGAAGAGTCTTACAATTTCTCTGttaaagaaggagaaaaag GTGCATCTGTGGGTTTTGTTCATGCCAAAGATCTGGATCAAACAACCGAATACAACCGCATTTCCTTCAGTATCATCGACGGAAGCTTTGGCAGCTTCATCGTTCGGTCCACTGCAGATGAGGAGGGATACAGGGGAAACATCATGGTGGACCCAGACATCGAGCTTGACTACGAATCAGCACGCAAGAAGTTCATGTTGCGACTAGAAGCCGCAGATCTGGAGCAGGAGAAAGCCTCAGTGATGGTGGAGGTGCACGTGCTGGATGTGAACGACGAACGGCCAGAGTTCGGGTCAATCTCAGGCATTAGTGTAAAAGAGAACACCACCATTATTGAGCCTGTTGGGAAGTTCATAGCACTCGACAAAGACACCAACCATTCACTAGTCTATGAGCTGGAGTCTGTCAAATGCAGTTGCAATGGTACGGAAAAACCCTGCAGCTGGTTTACCCTTGACCCAAATGGGGATGTTAGAGTCAATCAAAGCGAGACTGTGGATTATGAAGAATGTGACAAGGCGGTGATGGAGGTTCAGGTGGTGGACTTGTATacagaaaagggagagagcaacaGCATTGAACCAG GAAAAATGGTGATCAACATTGAAGACATAAACGACAACGCTCCACAATTTATTTACTCAGATTCTGTATTGG TTGTGGTGTCAGAAAGTGCGAGCAAAGGAACATCAGTTGCTGGAGTCAAA GCTTCAGATCGGGACTCTGGATTAAACAGGCAGATAAATTTTAAAGTGACAGCAGTTCAATTCGAAAACATGGCCACAAACACTACAACCGACATGAGGATACCGTTTGAGGCCGTCACTACACAGCAAGGGGATGACTATGTGGGGATTATTCA AACTACCGAAGCGCTTGACCTGACTCTGAAAGGGAAATATTTGGTAACGGCAACTGCAACGGATAGCGGcggtctctcctcctccactgtCCTGGAG attTTTACTATCGACGAAACCTTCAGAACTGATCTTCAGTTCAGAACTCCAGAGCTTGAGGTTCAAAATTCGCTTCCTGAGATCACCAG GGCACTCACAACCGCCACCAGTGCTGCAGTTGAAGTTGTCGATATAAAACCGGTATCTAGAGCATCAAA gaaTGCTGTACAGACTGTCATGCGGGCGTATTTCATCTATCGAAATGGAACAGCTCTCACTCGTCCTGAAGTGGAAAATAAGCTTTCCAATCCTATACATTTTGTTGTTCTAGATGAATTGGGCCTGATTAATATT GGCAGTCCTACTGTCGTTGAAACAGAATCGGATCCTGTGAAATATGTTCTGCTGGGAATGGTGGCAGGCCTCGTCATTGTGCTGGCTGTGCTCACTACCTCGCTTCTCTGCACTCGcagaaa CTTCAGAAGGAAGCTGAAAGCAGCGAATGCCATGAAATCTACAACTATGCTGAATTCTGACAACCAGAAAGGGGGTGCTGTGGTGCCTGGTACCAACAAGTATACCATGGAAGG TGCCAACCCAGTGCTAAACCTCAACATCGACACAACTATAGCCTTGGACTTGGATTCAAACGAGGAGACCTCAGACTCAGACAAAGTCag CCTCAACTCCCTGGACCTTGAATACGGCAAAGATGATGACAAG AAGGGGATCCTGTGGGACAACGAAGCTGATGAGCCGCCCGTGTATAACGAGCCTCTGGAAGCAGCGCTGGCCCAGCTGGGTCAGaataagaaaaacagcaaaaccaacactATGGTTGGCGTTAACAACCCAATGTTTGACACAACAGATCTGTAA